The following is a genomic window from Pseudoalteromonas arctica A 37-1-2.
CATTAAAAGTGGCTGTACAGAAAACCTCAGCCCCAGGTGTACGCATACTAGGTGACACACCTAAAATGCAACACATGATGCACTTATTAAACACAATTATAGATACCCCAACCGATGTAATGATTGAAGGTGAAACTGGCACAGGTAAAGAACTTGTAGCGCGGTATCTACACGATCAGAGTAATCGCTCTAGCTGTAATTTTGTTGCTATTAATTGTGGCGCAGTACCAGAGCAGTTAATAGAAAGCGAATTGTTTGGTGCAGCAAGTGGTGCCTATACAGGGGCTACTCAAAGTCGAAAAGGTAAGTTTGAATATGCACAAGGTGGTACGGTCTTTTTAGATGAAATAGAAAGCACTCCAATGGCACTGCAAGTTAAGTTATTACGCGTATTAGAAGAGCGAAAAGTAACACCTGTAGGCGATAACAAAGCAATTGATTTAGACATCAGAATTGTTGCAGCTACAAAAGTAGACTTACTTGCGTTAGTTGAAAAGGGTGATTTTAGAGCTGATTTATACTACAGACTTAGTTTGGTTAACGTTAATATTCCGCCATTACGAGAGCGAAAAGCTGACATATTACTTTTGTTTAAACACTTTAGCTCTATTGCTGCAACTCGCTATCATAAGCCGCCGGCGGCAGTAAATTACGAAATACAACAGCGGTTAGTTGCCTATGACTGGCCTGGCAATGTGAGAGAGCTAAGAAATCAAGCAGAGCGAGCTGTATTACTTGGTGCTGAGCTTGCTTTTGCTGAAGTTAAAACACAACAATTAGGTGGCTTATCTCCCGATTTAAGCTTATCTGAAAAAGTCTCTTTTTATGAGCAGTCACTTATTGAGTACGCGCTTGAGCAAAACCACGGCAGTATTAAAAACACCATGGAAACACTGCAAATTGCCCGTAAAACACTTTACGATAAAATGAGTAAATACAATCTTAAT
Proteins encoded in this region:
- a CDS encoding sigma-54-dependent transcriptional regulator; the protein is MIDSSPCNHIIVIDDEAMIRDSLKQLLTLEGYTVECFNDASTALSKLNRRFAGVVLSDINMPNMDGLTLLEQITAFDSELPVIFLTGYADVSIAVKAMQLGAYDLFEKPVNEHLLDCIARACDKRSLVMENRALKVAVQKTSAPGVRILGDTPKMQHMMHLLNTIIDTPTDVMIEGETGTGKELVARYLHDQSNRSSCNFVAINCGAVPEQLIESELFGAASGAYTGATQSRKGKFEYAQGGTVFLDEIESTPMALQVKLLRVLEERKVTPVGDNKAIDLDIRIVAATKVDLLALVEKGDFRADLYYRLSLVNVNIPPLRERKADILLLFKHFSSIAATRYHKPPAAVNYEIQQRLVAYDWPGNVRELRNQAERAVLLGAELAFAEVKTQQLGGLSPDLSLSEKVSFYEQSLIEYALEQNHGSIKNTMETLQIARKTLYDKMSKYNLNRDMFTD